The Coccinella septempunctata chromosome 9, icCocSept1.1, whole genome shotgun sequence genomic interval tactgtatatgccgtacgtgtctctgataatgaatccatgcttatctgacagtttgcgcggtgggactgaccgtacggaagagttgaaaatagtaaaaaaaaaaattttacagcgtgtcagatttttgcaggatatgttaattggacccaaaggaagctgcttttcaagggactgacaatttggacgtgacgcaaggtaaggcggtcctttgaaaatgtaaaaaaaaagttacttgtacatactggATCGTGTCAGATTTACagacagatggttaatctcggtgtgtTGTAgatgtgttgacccattaatctgacattaaTCAAGAaggggttttctcaatctgacacttagataaaatgcttttttctcgaatattcctcTGCCTGTACCCCTAATCGTccttgtattcattatgaaagttgtagataataaaattctacacaacttttgtctgaagcaattttacatactctcaaccgttttcgagttagaggtcGATAAGggcaaggagcttagccacacatgcgaaaggcgaaagggcaaggtcaatgtagaatcccagtctaacctacattcatccaattgtcaaaatgacaaggttttCTAAAATGACAGTTTGGAAATCAGTCACGAAAATGTTAGTATTGTCTCTGACTggaccttagaatgtactattttccaacgagtgaattttcgcttcagcatgtatcgcttaacacctcgcattaatcgccatatatctcaaaaacgtttgaacttaggaaaaattgcttaggacaaaatttttggaaaatgttaataatgttatgctctacaacttttataatgaatgcgaaaaagagtTGAAGCctaggggaggagataattgttgaaaaaaactgatttttgtgaccttaaaGGCTAAGTTTTATTGTTTctgcttgctaaaactgtcaaattatatttttttcgttattcttgaatcattagcttcaaaataaaaaaacgccacagcgctcgagaatgtacacgttcATCAATCCATTGATTTTAAATAGTGATTAGGGGTGTTGAGATACCTCATTTTGAAGATCTTATTGATAGTACGAGATCCCACTGCAAAATAACTAAACGTTCATTGCGTATtgagtcaaacacacatttttacataagtttatggataggagaatacactgataacaccgcagcctgtcaaaagtggtgGCAAGTTATTTTAATTGAATTGATGCTAATCAATATTTCGTTCACttagttttgaaataaaatatcatccacagcaTAGCAATACATGTAAAGAATCCTAAAATCCATAggtgccgttgcacactcggccgtaACTACCTCGGAGACAGGTGTAAGCAGGTCAtagactaataataataattattagtctatgaagCAGGTAATATTTTGATCTATTTATACGTTCATGGCGTACACGAATGtttgtgatatcaatttatggcaaattttttttcgaataagatgatatatggctgcctttgaaaaaatagccgcaaattaggtctgccatctgttaaaaacGCGAGATATCCGAGATCGAGATAGGGTTCTAAACAGTGCAGCTGAATTATTCTTGTATTAAAACCACGTGTTAGATGTCGTTGTACACAACGcttttgatattatttatgtattaaCCCTCCTTCAGACGCAATGCATCTAATTGATTTATATGAACGTCAAGTTTTAATAGGTTCAAATTATATTCATTTTGAAACATaagatgaatttttttaaacaatCACAATTCAAAAGACTGATTTTGAAAAAGCGTATATTTCGGAGtcatgaaaaaattcttgagaTTTAATGACAAAGTCAtaatatgtaatgaaaatataggtAGTAAGTGACAAAACTTGTGGCAGCCATGAGGTAGGCCTGGTGGCAGCACTGTCTATCCACAGTCTCTACTTCTCATGAGATCTAATAACCATTTATAGCAAAGATGCACAATTATATTATTACTTAGAGAAGGTTCGAATCAAAAAACTgtccccgggtttcataaagcttgatcggggaatcaacgcttgattgactaatagacgtcaatttgttttcagtcgataattcagtcatgatcgttcagaatatcattctcgcatcaaattatgatgttcatacttCCATTCAATTATCcccaattgctacttcttcaatatattcagaaataataagGTTTCAGTtgtttcgttttagaaatccagtcaatgtcaaatcgttgatcggacaatcaaatttttatgaaacccgctttGTATCTTTTTGATTTGGGTGCCGCAACCGTTAAAAAACTTTCGAGAAGAAAAAGAATACAGAATTTTTAATTATCTATGGACAACTGTCATAATCTTAGGTTCGGTTTTGCTAACCTCACTTATCGAAACCTCGTTTTTCGAGGGAAAGATCGTATGGCTTTAAGTGTGGAATTGAATTAACGTTATAAATTAAAAACTTTTGTGCACCAAAATGATGTCTGAACgcaaaaggaaacaaaaatggtCGTTAAATCCAAGAGGAAAAGATTGGAGCGAAAGTAATCAACTCTAATGAAATTGTTGTAAAGTTTTTATAATATATGTTGTCTTCCAGATTCCAACAAATTTGGGCAAAAATTAATGGAGAAAATGGGCTGGAGTACTGGAAAAGGTCTAGGTGCCAAGGAAGATGGTATGACCGAGCATATAAGAGTTGCATATAAAAATGATACACAAGGTAAACAATTATAATGACTTCTGCATTCATCGGTtcttatacaattttttttatttatcagGCATGGGTTATAAAGACAGAGATGATCAGTGGACAGAACATGAATCTAATTTTACGGAGTTGCTGAATACATTGGTTGGTCCAAAAGAGTGTAAAGGAGCTGAAAGTAGCAAGGAACTGAAAGTTGAATCTTTGGAAAAAAAGTCGCAAGTATCAAAAGCCAGAGTACACTATCATAAATTTACCAGAGGCAAAGATTTATCTAGATACAGTGAGAAAGATTTAGCCAATATCTTTGGCAAAAAAAGTTTGGAAGACTTATCATCAAAGTCTCAAAATATTAAGGAGGATaacaatgaaaaagaaaatcaaACAGATAAGACTTTTGGTGTCGTCACACTTAATGGTGGGAGTATGATGGATTATTTCAAGAATAAACTTCCaactttcaagaaaaatatggCTATAGGAAGTTCAAAGAATGATGATTCTGAGTCGGATTCAGGGAGAACAAATTTTGGTTTTGGGTTCACTCAAAAAGATGAAAATGTAGGAGAAGAGGATGTGTCAGAAAACTGcaataaaagagataaaaaaaaaggaaagaagGATCATGTTGATAATTTCCGAAAACCTTGTTTTGGTTTAGGATATGACCGTTATAATGGCGATGAAAGTGATCGTAAAACTGATTATTCATCCTTCGTAAAAGCAACTGAGACTATTGTCAAAAAAGCGCCATTGAAGTTTGGAATCACCAAATATAATGGGGATAAAAATACTGAAGATAAATCATCCAATtccaaaaaatcagtttttggaTTTGGTTTTAATtctgataataataaaaaacagTCTTCATTTATGACTTTTGTCAGCGGAGATGTTGAAGGCAGTGAAATAAAAGAACAATTGAATGAAGATGTCTCAAAAATGGATAAGAAACGTAAGAAAAAAAGTGATGCAGGAAGTATTGATGAAGATGAGGAcacaaaaacaattaaaaaaatgaaaacgaaTGGATTAGGTATCTCCGATAAGAGTAATGATGAAGTAATacggaaaaagaagaaaaaggaaaaaaatctTAAACCTTCATTTGTGTCTTTTGTCTCAGATGGTAATGAGAGTGTTAGTACTGatgttaaaaaaaagaaaaataagaataaatgtaaaaataaaGTAATAGATTCAGTAGAACCTGACAACAATAttgaagttgaaaataatagcccccaagtaaaaaataaaaaaaataaaacaagtCGAGACGAAAACGATGGTGCGGATGATACTATTGTTGATGAAAGTAAGTTACAGATTATCAgtatatatttaatttttttctacatttgCTTAAGTTTATGGCTTACGATTATTGGTATTATAAATTAATTCCATATTACTTTTACAGTTGTTCATGCTAAAAAAGGAAAGAAGAGAAAATCTGAGTCAGAAATAGATATTGCTTTTACACCTGtgacgaaaaaatttaaaaattttgaagATCTTCATTCGCTTCAGGATGAAGCAAAAATAGTTCAAACTCCTGACAAAGATTCAAAAAAAagtaaacgtaaaaaaaaatccaaaaattgcAGTGATGAGATTGATGAGAAGAATGGTTTAGCCAATCCAGCATTCGATCCTTTATACAATGAAATAATTCTTGAAAAACACCATTTAGATGCCATTGTTGAGGAAACAGAAAATTCTGTTGAAAGTACTATTGTTGAAAGTAGAGAACAGGCTGTAGTGGTAAACACATCTTTACAAAGTcagtagttttttattttttgatgagACCTACTAACAACTGTAACAATTCTAGGTAACACtgagaagaaaatgaagaagaagaagtcaAAGGCCAATCTATCCATAGAAGAAAATTCCACAATTGAGGTATTGCATCAACCCAAAGATGAGTCTGATGTTTGCGAAACTCCAgagagaaaaaaatcgaaaaaatcaaaaaagaaaaaagagcaTCTCACGAATGGTGTTGAAAACTCAGCATTTGATGAAAATTACAAAGATGAACAAAAGTTTGAAGATGAAGCAAGGGCAAGAGTGGAAGTTGAGTCCTTTGTTACAGAAAATAGCATTGTTGGTAAAACGaaagagaagaagaaaaaaagtaAAATGAATGAGGTATAATTTTCAATGTATTTGAACGATTGTagttttcaggaaaaatattgaaatttaaaagtTGTTTGGTATTTTACTGTTCAAATTCCTTGTATATGTTATTCCTTAATATTTTTACTTGAGGAGTCTTGAGATTTCTCGCAAATTTATCTAGCATCGATTTAAAATTAAGAGAAGATATTATTACAATAAACACTTTTCCATTTGTTTAGAagttatcatttttttcttacaatttGTTCAAACTagaataattttcagatatatcAAGACAGTCAACTGAATAAATACGAAGTTAGGCGAggcaaaaaaaatgaaaaaaacttggGAATCTTAAACCCAGGTCTTGACCTCACAGATGACGATAAGAGCCTTTCATTGAAAGAAGAATTGCCGGTTTGTGA includes:
- the LOC123319758 gene encoding midasin-like isoform X2, translating into MMSERKRKQKWSLNPRGKDWSENSNKFGQKLMEKMGWSTGKGLGAKEDGMTEHIRVAYKNDTQGMGYKDRDDQWTEHESNFTELLNTLVGPKECKGAESSKELKVESLEKKSQVSKARVHYHKFTRGKDLSRYSEKDLANIFGKKSLEDLSSKSQNIKEDNNEKENQTDKTFGVVTLNGGSMMDYFKNKLPTFKKNMAIGSSKNDDSESDSGRTNFGFGFTQKDENVGEEDVSENCNKRDKKKGKKDHVDNFRKPCFGLGYDRYNGDESDRKTDYSSFVKATETIVKKAPNTEDKSSNSKKSVFGFGFNSDNNKKQSSFMTFVSGDVEGSEIKEQLNEDVSKMDKKRKKKSDAGSIDEDEDTKTIKKMKTNGLGISDKSNDEVIRKKKKKEKNLKPSFVSFVSDGNESVSTDVKKKKNKNKCKNKVIDSVEPDNNIEVENNSPQVKNKKNKTSRDENDGADDTIVDEIVHAKKGKKRKSESEIDIAFTPVTKKFKNFEDLHSLQDEAKIVQTPDKDSKKSKRKKKSKNCSDEIDEKNGLANPAFDPLYNEIILEKHHLDAIVEETENSVESTIVESREQAVVVNTSLQSNTEKKMKKKKSKANLSIEENSTIEVLHQPKDESDVCETPERKKSKKSKKKKEHLTNGVENSAFDENYKDEQKFEDEARARVEVESFVTENSIVGKTKEKKKKSKMNEIYQDSQLNKYEVRRGKKNEKNLGILNPGLDLTDDDKSLSLKEELPVCDDSLMLNIVCTPIIKKDNESKLQRRKSVRFSNINESIFINKTDSPADLRKNGEGGLDNAGYDQFGNRIEENIDTLSKQLDDYQAEVENDLNEAKMQVMVGEVGDPAGENEILPSGEVKLKFKYANFGRMPPWMKKANSANPKSSYRHLIKGDIVLGFRNTNMHDIKGYGENLKTSCT
- the LOC123319758 gene encoding uncharacterized protein LOC123319758 isoform X3; protein product: MMSERKRKQKWSLNPRGKDWSENSNKFGQKLMEKMGWSTGKGLGAKEDGMTEHIRVAYKNDTQGMGYKDRDDQWTEHESNFTELLNTLVGPKECKGAESSKELKVESLEKKSQVSKARVHYHKFTRGKDLSRYSEKDLANIFGKKSLEDLSSKSQNIKEDNNEKENQTDKTFGVVTLNGGSMMDYFKNKLPTFKKNMAIGSSKNDDSESDSGRTNFGFGFTQKDENVGEEDVSENCNKRDKKKGKKDHVDNFRKPCFGLGYDRYNGDESDRKTDYSSFVKATETIVKKAPLKFGITKYNGDKNTEDKSSNSKKSVFGFGFNSDNNKKQSSFMTFVSGDVEGSEIKEQLNEDVSKMDKKRKKKSDAGSIDEDEDTKTIKKMKTNGLGISDKSNDEVIRKKKKKEKNLKPSFVSFVSDGNESVSTDVKKKKNKNKCKNKVIDSVEPDNNIEVENNSPQVKNKKNKTSRDENDGADDTIVDEIVHAKKGKKRKSESEIDIAFTPVTKKFKNFEDLHSLQDEAKIVQTPDKDSKKSKRKKKSKNCSDEIDEKNGLANPAFDPLYNEIILEKHHLDAIVEETENSVESTIVESREQAVVVNTSLQSNTEKKMKKKKSKANLSIEENSTIEVLHQPKDESDVCETPERKKSKKSKKKKEHLTNGVENSAFDENYKDEQKFEDEARARVEVESFVTENSIVGKTKEKKKKSKMNEIYRDTQSENNKYEVRRDKKKEKNLGIINPGLDLKDDDKGLSLGEELPVCDDSLMLNIVCTPIIKKDNESKLQRRKSVRFSNINESIFINKTDSPADLRKNGEGGLDNAGYDQFGNRIEENTNGVGDAEGENEILPSGEVKLKFKYANFGRMPPWMKKANSANPKSSYRHLIKGDIVLGFRNTNMHDIKGYGENLKTSCT
- the LOC123319758 gene encoding uncharacterized protein LOC123319758 isoform X5 produces the protein MMSERKRKQKWSLNPRGKDWSENSNKFGQKLMEKMGWSTGKGLGAKEDGMTEHIRVAYKNDTQGMGYKDRDDQWTEHESNFTELLNTLVGPKECKGAESSKELKVESLEKKSQVSKARVHYHKFTRGKDLSRYSEKDLANIFGKKSLEDLSSKSQNIKEDNNEKENQTDKTFGVVTLNGGSMMDYFKNKLPTFKKNMAIGSSKNDDSESDSGRTNFGFGFTQKDENVGEEDVSENCNKRDKKKGKKDHVDNFRKPCFGLGYDRYNGDESDRKTDYSSFVKATETIVKKAPLKFGITKYNGDKNTEDKSSNSKKSVFGFGFNSDNNKKQSSFMTFVSGDVEGSEIKEQLNEDVSKMDKKRKKKSDAGSIDEDEDTKTIKKMKTNGLGISDKSNDEVIRKKKKKEKNLKPSFVSFVSDGNESVSTDVKKKKNKNKCKNKVIDSVEPDNNIEVENNSPQVKNKKNKTSRDENDGADDTIVDEIVHAKKGKKRKSESEIDIAFTPVTKKFKNFEDLHSLQDEAKIVQTPDKDSKKSKRKKKSKNCSDEIDEKNGLANPAFDPLYNEIILEKHHLDAIVEETENSVESTIVESREQAVVVNTSLQSNTEKKMKKKKSKANLSIEENSTIEVLHQPKDESDVCETPERKKSKKSKKKKEHLTNGVENSAFDENYKDEQKFEDEARARVEVESFVTENSIVGKTKEKKKKSKMNEIYRDTQSENNKYEVRRDKKKEKNLGIINPGLDLKDDDKGLSLGEELPVCDDSLMLNIVCTPIIKKDNESKLQRRKSVRFSNINESIFINKTDSPADLRKNGEGGLDNAGYDQFGENFLNGMNITYQRIYCQIKKKSNRRKHEWSW
- the LOC123319758 gene encoding midasin-like isoform X1, which encodes MMSERKRKQKWSLNPRGKDWSENSNKFGQKLMEKMGWSTGKGLGAKEDGMTEHIRVAYKNDTQGMGYKDRDDQWTEHESNFTELLNTLVGPKECKGAESSKELKVESLEKKSQVSKARVHYHKFTRGKDLSRYSEKDLANIFGKKSLEDLSSKSQNIKEDNNEKENQTDKTFGVVTLNGGSMMDYFKNKLPTFKKNMAIGSSKNDDSESDSGRTNFGFGFTQKDENVGEEDVSENCNKRDKKKGKKDHVDNFRKPCFGLGYDRYNGDESDRKTDYSSFVKATETIVKKAPLKFGITKYNGDKNTEDKSSNSKKSVFGFGFNSDNNKKQSSFMTFVSGDVEGSEIKEQLNEDVSKMDKKRKKKSDAGSIDEDEDTKTIKKMKTNGLGISDKSNDEVIRKKKKKEKNLKPSFVSFVSDGNESVSTDVKKKKNKNKCKNKVIDSVEPDNNIEVENNSPQVKNKKNKTSRDENDGADDTIVDEIVHAKKGKKRKSESEIDIAFTPVTKKFKNFEDLHSLQDEAKIVQTPDKDSKKSKRKKKSKNCSDEIDEKNGLANPAFDPLYNEIILEKHHLDAIVEETENSVESTIVESREQAVVVNTSLQSNTEKKMKKKKSKANLSIEENSTIEVLHQPKDESDVCETPERKKSKKSKKKKEHLTNGVENSAFDENYKDEQKFEDEARARVEVESFVTENSIVGKTKEKKKKSKMNEIYQDSQLNKYEVRRGKKNEKNLGILNPGLDLTDDDKSLSLKEELPVCDDSLMLNIVCTPIIKKDNESKLQRRKSVRFSNINESIFINKTDSPADLRKNGEGGLDNAGYDQFGNRIEENIDTLSKQLDDYQAEVENDLNEAKMQVMVGEVGDPAGENEILPSGEVKLKFKYANFGRMPPWMKKANSANPKSSYRHLIKGDIVLGFRNTNMHDIKGYGENLKTSCT
- the LOC123319758 gene encoding SART-1 family protein DOT2-like isoform X4; this encodes MMSERKRKQKWSLNPRGKDWSENSNKFGQKLMEKMGWSTGKGLGAKEDGMTEHIRVAYKNDTQGMGYKDRDDQWTEHESNFTELLNTLVGPKECKGAESSKELKVESLEKKSQVSKARVHYHKFTRGKDLSRYSEKDLANIFGKKSLEDLSSKSQNIKEDNNEKENQTDKTFGVVTLNGGSMMDYFKNKLPTFKKNMAIGSSKNDDSESDSGRTNFGFGFTQKDENVGEEDVSENCNKRDKKKGKKDHVDNFRKPCFGLGYDRYNGDESDRKTDYSSFVKATETIVKKAPLKFGITKYNGDKNTEDKSSNSKKSVFGFGFNSDNNKKQSSFMTFVSGDVEGSEIKEQLNEDVSKMDKKRKKKSDAGSIDEDEDTKTIKKMKTNGLGISDKSNDEVIRKKKKKEKNLKPSFVSFVSDGNESVSTDVKKKKNKNKCKNKVIDSVEPDNNIEVENNSPQVKNKKNKTSRDENDGADDTIVDEIVHAKKGKKRKSESEIDIAFTPVTKKFKNFEDLHSLQDEAKIVQTPDKDSKKSKRKKKSKNCSDEIDEKNGLANPAFDPLYNEIILEKHHLDAIVEETENSVESTIVESREQAVVVNTSLQSNTEKKMKKKKSKANLSIEENSTIEVLHQPKDESDVCETPERKKSKKSKKKKEHLTNGVENSAFDENYKDEQKFEDEARARVEVESFVTENSIVGKTKEKKKKSKMNEIYQDSQLNKYEVRRGKKNEKNLGILNPGLDLTDDDKSLSLKEELPVCDDSLMLNIVCTPIIKKDNESKLQRRKSVRFSNINESIFINKTDSPADLRKNGEGGLDNAGYDQFGNRIEENIDTLSKQLDDYQAEVENDLNEAKMQVMVGEVGDPAECHLG